One window of the Chanodichthys erythropterus isolate Z2021 chromosome 2, ASM2448905v1, whole genome shotgun sequence genome contains the following:
- the LOC137029264 gene encoding RYamide receptor — protein MPEQLANCSVCCCTTTNKILMVVFMISLILAILFGNLLTLAVVFGTKHFHTPQGYLKASLAVADLAVGIFVVPVSVYAEISLMIYSSMPEWTARNSQSTPFHPCSFIGPVFAGCTLVSITTIFLLTIERSIAVLKPLHKESVITKKRTSILIVFSWMGSFFLAVSPMVFSNEIALEYNPCSRMCNYALGSADFPSQAWNILLLFPAFDFTLLGGTVVINIISLTTIRQHSKRRKHLAETERQSATKPTFSDIKAAKTIGTLTLAFTASFTPIAVFVVGNVLGNEWCTFSFFAFWILTTNSCWNVIIYGVRDQKFRSRVYQLLISAHLNTAPKKTEYENTVNEGKLNEEIVKQT, from the coding sequence ATGCCAGAGCAGCTTGCAAACTGCAGTGTGTGTTGCTGTACCACGACCAATAAGATACTCATGGTGGTCTTCATGATATCACTGATACTTGCCATACTCTTTGGAAACCTCTTGACATTAGCAGTGGTCTTTGGAACTAAAcatttccacactccacagggtTATTTAAAAGCCTCGCTGGCCGTGGCAGACCTGGCTGTGGGAATTTTTGTGGTACCCGTTTCAGTTTATGCTGAAATATCCCTCATGATCTACAGTTCAATGCCGGAGTGGACAGCGCGCAATTCCCAATCCACACCTTTCCACCCGTGCAGTTTCATCGGACCTGTGTTTGCAGGATGCACTTTAGTGTCCATTACAACCATTTTCCTCCTGACCATTGAAAGGAGCATAGCCGTTTTGAAACCACTGCACAAGGAATCTGTCATAACTAAAAAAAGAACAAGCATACTAATAGTCTTTTCCTGGATGGGCAGTTTTTTCCTGGCAGTATCTCCAATGGTTTTCAGCAATGAAATCGCACTGGAGTACAATCCTTGCAGCCGCATGTGCAATTACGCGCTGGGAAGCGCAGACTTCCCATCCCAGGCTTGGAACATTCTCTTACTCTTCCCTGCCTTTGACTTCACGCTGCTCGGAGGTACTGTTGTCATCAATATCATATCGCTCACCACAATCCGCCAGCATtcaaaaagaagaaaacatCTTGCAGAGACAGAGAGGCAAAGCGCAACGAAACCAACCTTCTCCGACATCAAGGCTGCCAAGACGATAGGCACTCTGACGTTGGCTTTCACTGCTTCTTTCACTCCCATCGCCGTGTTTGTAGTTGGAAATGTGTTGGGAAACGAATGGTGCACTTTTTCGTTTTTTGCCTTTTGGATTTTAACCACGAACAGCTGCTGGAATGTTATTATATATGGTGTGAGAGACCAGAAATTCAGAAGTCGTGTGTATCAGCTGCTCATATCCGCTCATTTGAACACTGCGCCCAAAAAAACTGAGTATGAAAACACTGTAAATGAGGGGAAACTCAATGAGGAAATAGTCAAGCAAACCTAA